One genomic window of Arachis stenosperma cultivar V10309 chromosome 10, arast.V10309.gnm1.PFL2, whole genome shotgun sequence includes the following:
- the LOC130954322 gene encoding serine/threonine/tyrosine-protein kinase HT1-like yields MGEDHNSWLRRTKFSHTVCHRLNPSTLASIPLSIETEHNSGLKSRPSYPQRSSSPLPETSLSDTFREARHDQKRFSTPGPRGKPSNEGNMDKLRSKELGESKVLRLKSRSNSPNGQMKPDNNSNHQKDLAWTKCLDNSGGGKVTETDERWNVDLSKLFLGLKFAHGAHSRLYHGVYKEESVAVKIIRVPDDDENGTLASRLENQFAREATLLSHLHHPNVIKLVAACRKPPVYCIITEYLSEGSLRAYLHKLQHKPMSLEKLITFALDIARGMEYIHSQGVIHRDLKPENVLIDEDSHLKIADFGIACEEVVCDLLADDPGTYRWMAPEMIKRKSYGRKVDVYSFGLMLWEMLTGTIPYEEMTPIQAAFAVVNKNSRPVIPSDCQPAMRALIEQCWSSQPDKRPDFWQIVKVLEQFESSLAQDGTLTLVQNPLSHDHKKGLRHWIQKLSPVYPNGHVPKPKFT; encoded by the exons atggGTGAAGATCACAATTCTTGGTTAAGGAGGACAAAATTCTCTCATACTGTGTGCCACCGCTTGAATCCTTCGACACTTGCCTCTATTCCTCTCAGCATTGAGACAGAGCACAATTCAGGTCTGAAATCAAGACCTTCTTACCCGCAGAGATCTTCTTCACCCTTGCCCGAAACTTCGCTTTCTGATACCTTTAGGGAAGCACGGCATGATCAAAAGAGGTTCTCAACACCAGGTCCTAGGGGGAAGCCCAGCAATGAGGGAAACATGGATAAGTTGCGGAGCAAGGAGCTTGGGGAAAGTAAGGTTTTGAGGTTGAAATCGCGTTCCAATAGTCCAAATGGGCAAATGAAACCAGATAATAACTCAAACCACCAAAAGGATTTAGCCTGGACCAAGTGTTTAGACAACAGTGGAGGAGGAAAGGTTACCGAAACAGATGAACGATGGAATGTTGACCTCTCTAAGTTGTTTCTTGGCCTTAAGTTTGCTCATGGCGCTCATAGTCGGCTTTATCATGGTGTATATAAGGAAGAGTCTGTTGcagttaaaattattagagtacctgatgatgatgaaaatggAACCTTGGCTTCTCGGTTAGAGAATCAGTTCGCTAGAGAAGCCACCCTTTTATCTCATCTTCACCATCCGAATGTTATAAAG TTAGTAGCAGCATGCAGAAAGCCACCGGTTTACTGTATCATCACAGAGTATCTATCAGAAGGTTCTTTGAGGGCATACTTGCATAAGTTGCAGCACAAACCTATGTCTCTAGAAAAGCTAATAACTTTTGCTCTAGATATTGCTCGTGGGATGGAATATATACACTCTCAAGGTGTCATTCATCGAGACCTTAAACCAGAGAATGTTCTCATTGATGAAGACTCCCACCTCAAAATTGCGGATTTTGGAATTGCTTGTGAGGAGGTAGTCTGTGATTTATTGGCTGATGACCCAGGAACCTACCGATGGATGGCGCCTGAGATGATCAAACGTAAATCCTATGGGAGAAAGGTTGATGTCTACAGTTTTGGGCTTATGTTATGGGAAATGTTGACTGGAACAATACCATATGAGGAAATGACTCCAATCCAGGCTGCTTTTGCTGTAGTAAATAAG aaCTCAAGACCAGTTATTCCTTCTGACTGCCAACCTGCTATGCGAGCTTTAATTGAGCAATGTTGGTCCTCGCAACCAGATAAGAGGCCGGATTTCTGGCAGATTGTTAAGGTATTAGAGCAATTCGAATCCTCCCTTGCCCAAGACGGGACCCTGACTCTGGTACAAAACCCTCTTTCCCATGATCATAAGAAAGGTCTTCGGCATTGGATTCAAAAGCTTAGTCCTGTGTATCCAAATGGCCATGTGCCTAAACCCAAATTCACATGA